A window from uncultured Desulfobacter sp. encodes these proteins:
- a CDS encoding toxic anion resistance protein: MSSLAQELANVAGQAKAPVLAEVTQASGLGALTPVQAPDKLVPVQPGHLAVEDIKALEEAADGFVDKVKAAPSDWQLGNFVFSLGREIMEKTQAQVSLYDRKMGSVLKNVASEDSSPVAKNILAIKTELDKVNPTMVAKTETPLPKKMLGLFTRTVNRLPKGDEILRIIAERRETVNSTIDGIRDHLRNEADQVAFDAAELAQICDALKEIQPALQEQIYLGQLIWEKLTAYLETVDDPRVKEALTTLTSDLAMAVVDLQTIDNSNLQTRFGGEMMVRNSHLVQRLVQRTDMILATAVKNALAVRVAAEQQMETLKHLDMVQQAAAETMTDTAKVIGDAAVKGAKMSQSMTVNIEALEEACNTYEQAFEAYTTISKETISIAAQSSNALGTMNERFRARTDALTSRRQEK, translated from the coding sequence ATGTCCAGTTTGGCTCAGGAACTTGCCAATGTGGCCGGTCAGGCCAAAGCACCTGTATTAGCCGAAGTGACCCAGGCATCGGGGCTGGGGGCGCTTACCCCGGTCCAGGCCCCGGACAAGCTGGTTCCGGTCCAGCCCGGGCACCTTGCTGTTGAAGATATTAAGGCTCTTGAAGAGGCGGCTGACGGTTTTGTGGATAAGGTTAAAGCCGCTCCCTCTGACTGGCAGCTCGGTAACTTTGTCTTTTCTTTGGGCAGGGAAATTATGGAGAAAACCCAGGCCCAGGTTTCCCTTTACGACCGGAAAATGGGTTCGGTACTCAAAAATGTGGCGTCCGAGGACAGCTCGCCTGTGGCAAAAAATATCCTGGCCATCAAAACCGAGCTGGATAAGGTCAACCCCACCATGGTGGCAAAGACGGAAACGCCTTTGCCCAAAAAGATGCTGGGATTGTTTACCCGCACCGTCAACCGTCTGCCCAAAGGCGATGAGATTCTGCGCATTATTGCCGAGCGCAGGGAGACCGTAAATTCAACCATTGACGGCATCCGGGACCACCTGCGCAACGAGGCGGACCAGGTGGCCTTTGATGCGGCGGAACTGGCACAGATCTGTGACGCCTTAAAGGAGATCCAGCCGGCCCTTCAGGAGCAGATCTACCTGGGCCAGCTGATCTGGGAAAAGCTCACCGCCTACCTTGAGACGGTGGACGATCCCCGGGTCAAAGAGGCGCTGACCACCCTGACTTCGGATCTGGCCATGGCGGTTGTGGATCTGCAGACCATTGACAACTCCAATCTGCAGACCCGGTTCGGCGGTGAGATGATGGTCAGAAATTCACACCTGGTCCAGCGCCTGGTCCAGCGCACGGATATGATTTTGGCCACGGCGGTTAAAAATGCCCTGGCTGTTCGGGTGGCAGCCGAACAGCAGATGGAGACCCTCAAACACCTGGATATGGTGCAGCAGGCCGCCGCTGAGACCATGACCGACACGGCCAAGGTCATTGGCGATGCCGCGGTCAAAGGGGCAAAGATGAGCCAGAGCATGACCGTGAATATTGAAGCCCTGGAAGAGGCGTGCAACACCTATGAGCAGGCGTTTGAGGCCTACACCACCATTTCAAAGGAGACCATCAGCATTGCGGCCCAAAGTTCCAATGCCCTGGGGACAATGAATGAACGGTTCAGGGCCAGGACAGATGCATTAACATCAAGGCGCCAGGAGAAGTAA
- a CDS encoding DUF4178 domain-containing protein has protein sequence MISVSDQKSFDQRFSLIRTLDPDKVLSPEEQTRLTIMDAGVGDCFTCLGNTYYVQEINKYQEAKGDYSKLKDYFVTELTCLNFETGAVGHFEWEIDDELEVCITLNQTKFNRLTDDEGQPIDEDDLEQIVDDEDSVIYAGETFVYDDDWAAVYRRDGKEERVYMYEFVNDLSSMFLTIEEWQDEDKEEYQIYISKPVDPAEITLISRGGDNP, from the coding sequence ATGATATCCGTTTCTGACCAAAAATCCTTTGATCAGCGTTTTTCCCTGATCCGTACCCTGGACCCGGACAAAGTATTGTCTCCGGAGGAACAGACCCGCCTGACCATCATGGATGCAGGGGTGGGGGATTGCTTTACCTGTCTGGGCAACACCTATTATGTCCAGGAGATAAACAAATACCAGGAGGCCAAAGGAGATTATTCAAAGCTTAAAGATTATTTTGTCACCGAATTGACCTGCCTGAATTTTGAGACCGGTGCGGTGGGTCATTTTGAATGGGAAATTGATGATGAGCTGGAAGTGTGCATCACCCTGAATCAGACCAAGTTCAACCGGCTGACCGACGATGAAGGACAGCCCATTGATGAAGATGATCTGGAGCAGATTGTTGACGATGAGGACAGCGTCATCTATGCCGGAGAAACCTTTGTGTACGACGATGACTGGGCTGCCGTATACCGGCGTGACGGCAAGGAAGAACGGGTGTATATGTACGAATTTGTTAATGATCTTTCGAGCATGTTTCTCACCATTGAAGAGTGGCAGGACGAGGACAAAGAGGAATACCAGATTTATATTTCCAAACCTGTGGACCCGGCGGAAATAACCTTGATTTCCAGGGGAGGGGATAACCCATGA
- a CDS encoding DUF350 domain-containing protein, translating to MSLDYMATLISMGHGLCYALVSIFFIFLAKKLDDWRTKDFDDDRHIDDGNVAVGLRRAGLYLGIAIGMIGALSGDSAGFQTDLLYLLVDGVLVTGCLFLARFINDSIMMGNMDNDAECIRVFTLEDGRTVTGNTALGMVEAGMYIATGFILNGSMSGSGGSFYQSLGSALLFFVLGQIVLLGCGLLYELITPFGVRDEIKQNNPAAGIGLAGILIALGIILKASLSGPFTGWINDIVGFLIYTVCGMILLIGFTALVDRFLLPTTNIATEVKEDKNVAALVLVQATVIAVALIIAHAI from the coding sequence ATGAGTTTGGATTATATGGCAACCTTAATCAGCATGGGTCATGGTTTGTGCTATGCCCTGGTGAGTATTTTTTTCATTTTTCTGGCCAAAAAGCTGGATGACTGGCGGACAAAGGACTTTGATGACGACCGCCACATTGACGACGGCAATGTGGCCGTGGGATTAAGACGGGCAGGGCTTTATCTTGGCATTGCCATCGGTATGATCGGTGCATTGTCCGGGGATTCGGCAGGGTTTCAGACCGATCTGCTCTATCTTCTGGTGGACGGAGTTCTGGTCACCGGGTGTCTTTTTCTTGCCCGGTTCATCAATGACTCCATCATGATGGGCAATATGGACAACGACGCGGAGTGCATACGCGTATTTACCCTTGAAGACGGGCGAACGGTTACAGGCAATACCGCCCTGGGTATGGTGGAGGCGGGTATGTATATTGCCACAGGGTTCATTCTCAACGGCAGCATGTCCGGCAGCGGGGGAAGTTTCTATCAGTCCCTGGGATCGGCACTGCTCTTTTTTGTGCTGGGCCAGATTGTGCTTTTAGGGTGTGGTTTGCTGTATGAACTGATCACCCCCTTTGGTGTCCGGGATGAAATCAAGCAGAACAATCCGGCCGCAGGCATCGGCCTGGCAGGTATCCTGATTGCCCTGGGTATCATTTTAAAGGCAAGCCTTTCGGGTCCGTTTACCGGGTGGATCAATGATATTGTCGGGTTTTTGATCTATACGGTGTGTGGCATGATTCTGCTCATTGGCTTTACGGCCCTTGTGGACCGGTTTCTTTTGCCCACCACAAACATTGCAACCGAGGTTAAAGAGGACAAAAATGTTGCGGCACTGGTGCTGGTCCAAGCGACCGTCATTGCCGTGGCACTGATCATTGCCCATGCCATCTGA
- a CDS encoding polyamine aminopropyltransferase → MPSDLSGSERETGRSRLNPASALLCLCMFASGACGIILEYIQASLASMILGNAFEQWAMVIGLMMFWMGFGSLIQAQISKKRLIHAFIGIEIALALAGGYSPTLTYLSYGYTSHYSLVLYFFVSVIGILIGLEIPVIIRINNDFSRELSTNLGNILSADYIGSLAGALVYVFILLRLFPITEAAFLTAGMNFFLALITFVYFTRKQIIRRNIPLLVIMAATCVAVIFGYMNNRKWQITNEQALYDDPIVYSKTSQYQHIVITHYKPLDEIRLFLNGNLQLCSTDEARYHESLVHPALALAPARSRVLILGGGDGCALREVLKYPDVEQITLVDLDPAMTKLAATHPLLSRLNDHAFDNARVTTLTGSGIAPGDFRQIYQAASNKKRKPDATRHVAEVRVMNLDADKFLEQVKGVWDVIIVDMPDPSTPELTKLYSKEFYLKVRHRLAEDGVASVQSTSPYLAKESYLCIGRTLTAAGFSILPYHENVPSFGDWGWFLCRRQSWDNDVSQQRIAQLEFTVPTRFLTPEVFKGELVFGKGMEQSRHTEINTLLFPVLLSYYNHESWLLD, encoded by the coding sequence ATGCCATCTGATCTATCGGGGAGCGAACGGGAAACCGGGCGCTCCCGGCTCAATCCCGCCTCGGCGCTGCTGTGTCTGTGCATGTTTGCATCCGGGGCCTGCGGTATCATCCTTGAATATATCCAGGCAAGCCTGGCGTCCATGATCCTGGGCAATGCCTTTGAACAGTGGGCCATGGTCATCGGCCTGATGATGTTCTGGATGGGGTTCGGCAGCCTGATCCAGGCCCAGATCTCCAAAAAACGCCTGATCCATGCCTTTATCGGCATTGAAATCGCCCTTGCCCTTGCCGGGGGGTATTCGCCCACCCTGACCTATCTCTCCTACGGATACACCAGCCACTACAGCCTGGTGCTCTATTTTTTTGTATCCGTGATCGGTATTCTTATCGGCCTTGAAATTCCGGTGATCATACGGATTAACAACGATTTTTCCAGGGAGCTGTCCACCAACCTGGGCAATATCCTGTCTGCCGATTATATCGGATCGTTGGCCGGGGCCCTGGTTTATGTGTTCATCCTGCTGCGGCTTTTTCCCATTACGGAAGCCGCTTTTTTGACCGCAGGCATGAATTTTTTTCTGGCCCTGATTACATTCGTATATTTTACCCGCAAGCAAATCATCCGGCGCAATATCCCCTTGCTTGTGATCATGGCCGCCACCTGTGTTGCCGTGATTTTCGGATACATGAACAACCGTAAGTGGCAGATCACCAACGAACAGGCCCTGTATGATGACCCTATTGTGTATTCTAAAACCAGCCAGTACCAGCATATCGTTATTACCCATTATAAACCCCTGGATGAAATCCGGCTTTTTTTGAACGGAAATCTGCAGCTGTGCAGTACGGACGAGGCCCGGTACCATGAGTCCCTGGTCCATCCGGCCCTGGCCCTGGCTCCGGCCCGCAGCCGGGTATTGATCCTGGGCGGCGGTGACGGCTGTGCGTTAAGGGAAGTACTGAAATATCCGGATGTAGAGCAGATTACGCTGGTGGACCTGGATCCGGCCATGACCAAGCTTGCCGCCACCCATCCCCTGCTGTCCCGGCTCAACGACCATGCCTTTGACAATGCCCGGGTGACCACCCTGACAGGGTCCGGAATTGCCCCGGGAGATTTTCGTCAGATCTACCAGGCCGCATCGAACAAAAAAAGAAAGCCGGATGCGACCCGGCATGTGGCCGAGGTCCGGGTCATGAATCTGGATGCGGACAAGTTTCTGGAGCAGGTGAAGGGCGTCTGGGACGTTATCATTGTGGATATGCCCGATCCCTCCACACCGGAACTGACCAAGCTCTACTCAAAGGAGTTTTATCTGAAAGTCAGGCACAGACTGGCTGAAGACGGCGTTGCATCCGTCCAGTCCACCTCCCCGTACCTTGCAAAGGAAAGTTATCTTTGTATTGGCAGGACATTGACCGCTGCGGGCTTTTCTATCCTGCCGTACCATGAAAATGTGCCTTCGTTCGGGGATTGGGGCTGGTTTTTATGCCGTCGTCAAAGTTGGGACAATGATGTTTCACAACAGCGGATTGCACAACTTGAATTTACGGTCCCCACCCGGTTTTTAACCCCCGAGGTGTTCAAAGGCGAACTTGTTTTCGGCAAAGGCATGGAGCAAAGCCGCCACACTGAAATCAACACGCTTCTTTTCCCTGTGCTGTTATCCTATTACAATCATGAATCCTGGCTTTTGGATTAA
- a CDS encoding type II toxin-antitoxin system PemK/MazF family toxin — protein sequence MAAKSKKKVYIPERGDLVWTDFDPAAGHEQMGHRSAIVLSPAIFNKKVLLALVAPVTSRVRGHGFEVALTGKKISGVILCHQVKTIDFVERGLKFAEKAQTAVISEALAKIRAIVTE from the coding sequence ATGGCCGCGAAATCAAAAAAAAAAGTGTATATTCCCGAACGCGGAGATCTTGTCTGGACAGATTTCGATCCCGCTGCCGGCCATGAGCAAATGGGGCATCGGTCGGCCATCGTCCTTTCTCCTGCAATTTTCAATAAAAAAGTCCTGCTGGCGTTGGTCGCCCCGGTCACAAGCCGGGTCCGGGGACACGGTTTTGAAGTGGCTTTAACCGGAAAAAAAATTTCCGGTGTTATTCTCTGTCACCAGGTCAAGACAATTGATTTTGTGGAACGAGGATTAAAGTTTGCTGAAAAGGCGCAGACCGCGGTAATCAGTGAAGCGTTGGCTAAAATAAGGGCCATCGTAACTGAATAA
- a CDS encoding AbrB/MazE/SpoVT family DNA-binding domain-containing protein, with protein MTELVIKKWGNSLAARIPKVIADMIQLEKDQTVTIEAKDGRIIITPIKEKKEYTLDELLNQCDPKAVVLDAEDKAWLNDKPVGKEW; from the coding sequence ATGACGGAACTGGTTATTAAAAAGTGGGGTAACAGCTTGGCGGCAAGGATACCAAAAGTAATTGCGGACATGATCCAGCTTGAAAAAGATCAGACAGTTACCATTGAGGCAAAAGACGGCAGGATTATTATTACCCCGATCAAAGAGAAAAAAGAGTATACGCTTGATGAGCTTTTAAACCAATGTGATCCTAAAGCGGTTGTGTTGGATGCTGAGGATAAGGCATGGTTGAATGACAAGCCGGTGGGAAAGGAATGGTAA
- a CDS encoding B12-binding domain-containing radical SAM protein, giving the protein MKKALLIQLPIPRLNLGLYTGNIPLAGACLKQAARDVPGWQVDLLSETALSWAGDQAIVRDICDRKPDLLGFTVFAWNMDRSVFLARQIKEKTGARLIFGGPQVTEDTLGDFPGFIDYLVIGQGESLFRRVLDNDIREDRDLWKNSRVLNASTPVMLCHDGLAQESMLANGSPYVNGHLDLGPGQVMLLETQRGCPYKCGFCYYSKARKKRDIADSKTVIKGIEWALNNHARELYLMDPSLNARPELPPLLETIAALNRSKKLSIISEIRAESVTDPMAARYAAAGFRQFEVGLQSTNPTALDTMNRPTNLERFVTGVRALEKQGIEATIDLIFGLPGDNPQGFRNSVDFILEHDFQDHIQVFPLLVLPGTSFRRQALELGLEFSPHPPYSVIKTPAFSQQDLVPALDYAEEAFDRTFVPFPDLEISFIGPGVKDHYICPDNRRLLAKLVLDTPRSLAEIDALAECISSPFQIFFLDNALDQNYINQVTATVSKKNPFVPLELVFITSEFVPDTDAVLNAAAHIRPHFLDLDSQYLYSEPGNRSILFTLVSAGTTPVFQNTMQSQVLQWSGNGLPGLSVLTDLFHLDGIFIPGRGQMLLHWQDAMAEVHEDIPPVSFADISLQMRWLSMAEKDKYHLDVFDAMQ; this is encoded by the coding sequence ATGAAAAAAGCTCTTTTGATCCAACTGCCCATCCCCAGGCTCAACCTGGGACTGTACACGGGCAATATCCCCCTGGCCGGGGCTTGTCTAAAACAGGCCGCCCGGGATGTCCCGGGTTGGCAGGTGGACCTTTTGTCCGAAACCGCGCTGTCATGGGCCGGAGACCAGGCCATTGTCCGGGATATCTGCGACAGAAAACCGGATCTTTTGGGGTTCACGGTATTTGCCTGGAACATGGACCGATCTGTTTTTTTGGCCCGTCAGATTAAGGAAAAGACCGGTGCCCGACTGATTTTCGGCGGTCCCCAGGTCACTGAGGATACCCTTGGCGATTTTCCGGGATTTATTGATTATCTTGTGATCGGCCAGGGAGAATCCCTGTTCCGTCGGGTCCTGGATAACGATATTCGAGAGGACCGGGATCTGTGGAAAAATTCACGGGTTCTGAACGCGTCCACCCCTGTGATGCTCTGCCATGACGGTCTGGCGCAAGAATCCATGCTGGCCAACGGGTCGCCCTATGTCAACGGACATCTTGATCTTGGCCCCGGACAGGTGATGCTCCTGGAAACCCAAAGGGGCTGTCCTTACAAATGCGGGTTCTGTTATTATTCCAAAGCCAGAAAAAAACGGGATATCGCCGACAGTAAAACAGTTATAAAAGGCATTGAGTGGGCATTAAACAATCATGCCAGAGAGCTCTACCTGATGGACCCCTCCCTGAATGCAAGACCTGAACTGCCGCCCTTGCTTGAAACGATAGCGGCCCTGAACAGGTCAAAAAAACTGTCTATTATCAGCGAAATCCGGGCCGAATCCGTCACCGACCCCATGGCCGCCCGATATGCCGCTGCCGGGTTCAGGCAATTTGAGGTCGGACTGCAGAGCACCAATCCCACAGCCCTTGATACCATGAACCGGCCCACGAATCTGGAACGATTTGTCACCGGTGTAAGAGCCCTTGAAAAACAGGGTATAGAGGCAACCATTGATTTGATTTTCGGGCTGCCCGGCGATAACCCCCAAGGGTTTAGAAACAGTGTGGATTTTATTCTTGAGCATGATTTTCAGGACCATATCCAGGTGTTTCCTTTGCTGGTCCTGCCGGGAACCTCATTTCGCAGGCAGGCCCTGGAACTCGGGCTTGAATTTTCGCCCCATCCACCCTATTCGGTGATAAAAACCCCCGCCTTTTCCCAGCAAGATTTGGTGCCGGCCCTGGATTATGCCGAAGAGGCCTTTGATCGGACATTTGTGCCGTTTCCGGACCTGGAGATTTCTTTTATCGGCCCCGGCGTAAAGGATCATTACATCTGCCCGGACAATCGTCGGCTTTTGGCCAAACTGGTTCTGGATACCCCTCGTTCGCTGGCGGAGATTGATGCCCTTGCAGAGTGCATCTCCTCTCCTTTCCAGATTTTTTTTCTCGACAACGCCCTGGATCAGAATTATATCAACCAGGTCACAGCCACGGTTTCAAAGAAAAACCCCTTTGTGCCCCTGGAACTTGTTTTTATCACTTCGGAATTTGTACCTGATACGGATGCGGTGTTGAACGCGGCAGCCCACATCCGTCCCCACTTTCTGGATCTGGATTCGCAATACCTGTATTCGGAGCCCGGAAACAGAAGTATTCTTTTTACCCTGGTCTCTGCGGGAACCACCCCTGTTTTCCAGAACACCATGCAGAGCCAGGTATTGCAATGGTCCGGAAACGGATTGCCGGGCCTTTCGGTTTTGACCGATCTTTTTCACCTGGACGGCATTTTCATTCCCGGCCGGGGGCAAATGCTGCTGCACTGGCAGGATGCCATGGCCGAGGTTCATGAGGATATCCCCCCTGTCAGTTTTGCCGACATCTCTTTGCAGATGCGCTGGCTTTCCATGGCCGAAAAGGACAAGTACCATCTGGATGTTTTCGATGCCATGCAATAA
- a CDS encoding lytic transglycosylase F encodes MNRNDFVISHLLVLPAIFVLFAVFYITSAQATEEMAVYKNKKRTGDYDMMKKEHVIRFLVPYSKTYYYLDKGEQKGLTYESIRLFEQAINTKEKKGHVKIKTVIIPTPRDRLFNDLAQGLGDVAAGNLTNTAQRRKLADFADPFYVGAKEIIVSSKDYKKMNSLEELSGKEVYARKSSSYHQSLLNANNLLRKNGKKAIIIKDADEYLEDEDLLEMVNARILPMIVVDNHKAAFWAQIFPDIVLHDAIALRKDGEIGWAIRENSPQLKQVINDFVKKNKEGSLHFNMFVKRYMKDAGYMKNNISEKERAKFKNLVSLFQKYADKYSFDWLMLAALSYQESGLDQSKKSDVGAIGIMQVMPATAKDPNVAVPDIQQLDNNIHAGSKYLRFIADRYFMDQGIDALNRHLFAFASYNAGPARVKKLREEAKANGLDSNRWFNNVELIAAKRIGRETVQYVGNIYKYYIAYRLISETQKKK; translated from the coding sequence ATGAATAGAAATGATTTTGTGATCTCTCATTTGCTGGTTCTTCCGGCTATTTTTGTCTTATTTGCTGTGTTTTACATCACCTCTGCCCAGGCGACGGAGGAGATGGCGGTATATAAGAATAAGAAGCGAACCGGCGATTATGACATGATGAAAAAAGAGCATGTCATCCGTTTTCTTGTTCCCTACAGCAAGACCTATTATTATCTGGATAAAGGGGAACAAAAAGGCCTGACCTATGAATCTATCCGGCTTTTTGAACAGGCCATTAACACCAAAGAGAAGAAAGGGCACGTTAAGATTAAGACTGTTATTATCCCCACCCCAAGAGATCGCCTCTTTAACGATCTGGCCCAAGGTCTTGGGGATGTGGCCGCAGGCAACCTGACCAATACCGCCCAACGCCGAAAGCTTGCAGACTTTGCCGATCCGTTTTATGTGGGCGCCAAGGAGATCATTGTCTCGTCAAAAGACTACAAAAAGATGAATTCCCTGGAAGAATTATCTGGAAAAGAGGTGTATGCCCGCAAATCCAGCAGCTATCATCAAAGCCTGCTTAACGCAAACAATCTCCTGAGAAAGAACGGGAAAAAGGCAATTATTATCAAAGACGCAGATGAGTACCTGGAAGATGAAGATCTGCTGGAAATGGTTAACGCCCGGATTCTTCCCATGATCGTCGTAGATAATCACAAGGCTGCATTCTGGGCACAGATTTTCCCGGATATTGTGCTTCACGATGCCATTGCCTTGCGCAAAGACGGGGAGATCGGTTGGGCGATACGCGAGAACTCTCCTCAGTTAAAGCAGGTCATCAATGATTTTGTCAAAAAGAATAAGGAAGGCTCGCTTCATTTCAATATGTTTGTTAAACGGTACATGAAAGATGCCGGCTATATGAAAAACAATATTTCTGAGAAAGAACGGGCAAAATTTAAGAATCTGGTCTCCCTTTTTCAAAAATACGCAGATAAGTATTCCTTTGACTGGCTGATGCTGGCGGCACTCTCCTACCAGGAGTCCGGTCTGGATCAATCCAAGAAAAGCGATGTGGGGGCCATCGGCATTATGCAGGTCATGCCGGCCACGGCAAAGGATCCCAATGTTGCGGTTCCCGATATCCAGCAGTTGGACAACAATATCCATGCGGGCAGTAAATACCTGCGATTTATAGCTGACCGCTATTTCATGGACCAGGGGATAGATGCGCTTAATCGGCACTTGTTTGCCTTTGCCTCTTACAACGCAGGGCCGGCCCGGGTGAAAAAGTTACGCGAAGAAGCCAAGGCAAACGGCCTGGATTCCAATCGCTGGTTTAATAATGTGGAGCTGATCGCCGCCAAGCGAATTGGAAGAGAAACCGTACAGTATGTCGGTAATATCTACAAATATTATATCGCCTACCGCTTGATC